The Calothrix sp. PCC 7507 DNA segment TCTACGCCCACCTCAACAACAGTAGTAGAAACCAAGATTTGCGTTTCATTATCGCGGAATTTCGTAATCGCTTCATCTTTCTCCGCCGAACTCATGCGACCATGCAGCAATCCCACTTGAAAATCCGGAAAAATGCTTTCTTGTAGCTTTTGATGCTCATCTACAGCCGATCGCAAATCCAATTTTTCTGATTCTTCCACCAAGGGCAAAACTACATAAACTTGCCGTCCTTGGGCAATTTCTCGGCGCATCAAGTCGTAAGCTTGGGGGCGTTGCTGTCCTGATAACATGGTTGTCTGAATCTTTTGACGTCCTGGTGGTAACTCATCGATTTGACTAACATTCATATCCCCATGTATCGTCAGCGCCAATGTCCGAGGAATGGGAGTAGCTGTCATTGTTAACACATGGGGTTGTTCACCTTTTTGCTGCAAACGCGCCCTTTGTTCCACCCCAAAGCGATGCTGTTCATCAATCACCGCTAACCCTAGTTGCCTAAAATTAACTGGGTCTTGAATCAAGGCGTGAGTTCCCACCAACAGAGGTAATTCACCTGTTTCTAGCTGGGAGTGAATAAGTCGCCGTTTAGCAGTTTTAGTGGAACCTGTCAGTAATTCTACTGGTAAATGTAGCAGGTTAAACCAGCTAACTAACTTGCGGTAGTGCTGTTCTGCCAACACTTCTGTAGGTGCCATCAATGCTGCTTGGTAGCCAGATTGAATGGCGGCTAAAATAGCAACTACAGCCACCACCGTTTTCCCAGAACCGACATCACCCTGTACTAAACGATTCATCGGTGCAGGTTTTTGCAAGTCGCTGAGGATATCGTTGATGACTCGTTGCTGTGCCCCAGTGAGTTTAAAAGGTAGTATTTCGTGAAATTTTTCGATTAGCTGACCTTTGGGGGCTAAAATGGCGCTGGTTTGAATAGCTTTGGCTTGTTGTTGACGTTGCAATAAGCTGAGTTGCAGGTAGAAAAATTCATCAAAAACTAGGCGACGACGGGCAACTTGCAGGGTGGCGCTATCTGAGGGGAAGTGAATATTAGCGATCGCATCTTTCAATTCCATCAAACCATACTTCTCTCGCAAACCACTAGGCAAGGGGTCTTTCAGATGAGCCGCAGCAGGCAAAGTGGCTATAATCGCCTGACGCACCGTATTCGCTACCACTCCCTCGGTTAATCCATAAATTGGCACCACTCGCCCGATAGTTAGCGAATCAATCGGATCTCCTGGATTTGCTAAAACTTCTAACTCTGGGTTATCTAACGTCAAGCCATATTTACTAGCTTTCACCAACCCACAAGCCGCAATCATACTACCCACCGGGTAGCGGCGTTTTAAACTTTCTTGCCAAGCGCGACTGGTAAAACGTGTCCCCGCAGAAAAGCGACTAATCTTAATTTGACCAGTATTATCTTTCAGTATCAGCTCTAAGATTGATAATTTCTGATTCTTGGGGCTATTAAAACAATTGCAACGCTTCACAGTGGCGACAATAGTCACCGTCTCACCCGCCTCTAACTCACTAATATTTACCTGACGCCCATAGTCAATATGGTCACGGGGATAATAAAAAAGCAAGTCGCGCACAGTAGACAAACCCAGACGCGCCAAACTGTCAGCTTTTCTGATGCCTATTTCTGGTAAATCACTCAGTTTTTGATCAATTTTCGGGGCAAGTCTCCGACTCACCTCAGCCACAATCGGCGATTTAGGATTAGATATGGGTGATTTGTATTTCTCCCCTTCTCCCTCTTTCTCCCTTTCCCCTTCCTCCTGCTCTTGTTGCAGTTGATACAGATACCTGCGAGTTTCTGCGACCAAATGTTGTTTACCCGACAATTCCAGATGAGGATAATTAGCAAATTGCACCGCTAGTCCTTGCCAGCGGCGGCGTTCGCTTGGGGGCAAAGCTGTAGGGAATTTGCCAAAAGTAAGGCTGAGAAATTCACTGAAGCGATATTGTTTGCCCATCAAGTCCGTGAAACCACGTTCCGCCTCAATTGCTAAGGCTTTTTGCAATCTTACCCAATCTGGTGTGTCATTAGTCATTGGTCATTGAAAATGGGGAATGGGGTATGGGGACTGGGGACTGGGGACTGGGGACTGGGTATGGGGGGAATAACTCTTGACTCTTGACCCTTGACTCTTAACTCTTAACAAATGACAAATGCCAAATGACAAATGCCAAATGACTAATTAATCATCGACCCAAATAGCACGCCATGCAGATTCAGCTTCGGCAATTGACTTTTCTTTTTGCTTTTTTTGATACTCCCGCCCTACCTTGTTTAACTGAATTAAGATATTGCGAATTTGTCTGCGCCCAGATGAGAGTGTAGAGTCGGCAAATTCAATTTCTCCCAGTCGCAGATTAATAGCCATGATTTGAGTCAGGCTAGAATCTTGTGCATCTTGCTCATTTTCAATTTCAATGACCAAGCTTAATAAATTGGGTGGTCCGGGAATGACCTCGGCAGATGCTTCTGATGCTGCGGCTGCGGCGACTGCTGCTGCTTCTAAAATCGGTTCTGGTAATTTTTTGGGCAACACACCCGCTTTTTGTAATAAAACATTAGCGTTATGGGAGACTTTTTTAAGTATATTTTGCATCTCCTCTTCTAAGTTCTGTTGCCATGCTATCAGTTCTATAGGGACGGAGAGGTCAATAGAAGTAGCGGCGATGAGTGAAGAATCATCTTCCTCATCCCCCTCATCTTCCTCATCTCCCTCATCCCCCTCATCTTCCTCACTCCTGATCACTGTAAGCAACTCCTCAGCCGTCTTTTTACCCAGCTTACGGATAGCTTGTTGCAATTGTTGTCGCTGATTCAATGACAAACTCAGGAAGTTTTCGGGATAGCCTTGAGTACACAGGTGATAACTTGCCAAAATCAACTGCTGGCGCACAGCTTGACCCAAAATACTCAGATAACTAGCATAAGCACTATGGAGTTCTGCAGCGATCGCGCCCATCGCTTCTTGCAGCACTGTAATATCCCGCTCAATTCGCTCAATTGCTCTTGCCATATCTTCTCTTGATAGCCCATCTGAACCTGATTTTGGTACAAATGTACGTTTTTATTTTAAAACAAAGTTTTAGAAGTTAGTCATTTGTCAAGAGAGGCGATTCATCGCGTCTGTAAAAGGGTCAAGAGTCAAGGATCATTAATTTTCTCTCCCCAATGCCCAATGCCCCATACCCGATACTAATTGCTAATAAAATACAGGTCAGCGTATTTTGCTTGACCTGTATTGTTAGCATTCATTTGTGGATGTAGTCAAGGTCGAGAATTAAAAGTAAATAACCACTGACAAATGACCAATACTTCTCTTCTCCTTCCCTGCGGGACGCTACGCGTAGCTTGCTTCCCCGTAGGGGTACGAGAGGCTACGCCCTAAGCGGATCTATGCTGCAGGCTTTACGACTCCGCTCAGTACAAGTGACAAATGACCAATGACTAAATTACTTACCGCCTATTTGTGCAGCTACCTCGTCAGCAAAGTTACTCTCTTGCTTTTCAATGCCTTCACCTAGCACAAAACGAACAAAGCGATTGACTTGGATGTCTTCGCCTACTTTACCCTTCACTTGTTTAACCAAGTCTTCTACGGAAATACTCTGGTCACGAATGAAAGGCTGATCCAACAAAGTTAATTCTTTCAGGCGTTTTTCAATCCGTCCCTGAACAATTTTTTCTTTGATGTTTTGTGGCTTGTTTGCCAAATCATCGCGCCCTAGTTCGATGTCCTTTTCTTTCTGAGCAACTTCAGCGGGGATTTGCTCTACGCTGACGTACTCGACATTAGGACAAGCTGCAACTTGCATGGCAGCATTTCTAGCTAAAGCTTGGAACTCTTCATTAAGAGCCGCCGCATCAGTTTGGGAATTCAGCTCGACCAACACACCCACTCGACCGCCAGTGTGAATATAGCTGTCTACTGTACCTGATGTGCCTCCTGCTAACGCATAAGTCACAAAGCGGCGTACCTGGATGTTTTCACCCAGAGTGACGATGACTTGCTTGATGAACTCTTCTACAGTCGAGCCTTGATCTTGAATATAGGGTTGAGCTAACAAAGACTCAACACTCTCAGCAGTTGCTGCTTGCTGGGCTAAGTTCTTAACTAGATTTTTAAAAGCCTCGTTACGGGCAACGAAATCGGTTTGGCAGTTTACTTCTATCAGTACACCCACTTTACCATCAGGTTGAATATAGGTGTCTACTAGACCTTCTGCTGCAATGCGATCGCTTTTTTTACCCGCCGAAACTAAGTTCTTTTTTCTTAGCCAGTCTGTGGCTTCTTCTATGTTGCCATCAGTTTCTTTCAGCGCTTTTTTGCAGTCCAGTATGCCAGCACCAGTTTTTTGGCGTAGCTCTTGGACGAGTTTTGCAGATATTTCCGCCATGTTGCCTCAATTCCTACTTGACCTCGAGTTGTAATCGCTCACGGGTGTTGAGTATCTCTATCTTACTCAGGACTAGGACAAGTATGAAGTCTAAAGTGTGAAGTATGAAACTTCACTTTTTAGTCTTTACCCTAGCCCCAAGTTAGCGATCCCTAGGGTAGACACATTAATCTATGTGCCTATTCTTCTGTTTCTTCGTCGGGAATTACTGAGTCAGTGTACTCACTTTCTTCGTAATCTTCGTCGTACTCACCACTGTCGTAATCTTCGTAATCGTCTTCCGCATCCAGTTGACCGTGACGGCCTTCATAAATAGCATCTGCCAACTTACCGACAATTAACTTAATCGATCTAATCGCGTCGTCATTTGCGGGGATGGGAATATCTACTACATCCGGATCACAGTTGGTATCCAACATTGACACAATCGGGATGTTGAGTTTTTGGCATTCCTGAACTGCGTTATACTCGCGCCGTTGGTCTACAATCACGACGACATCAGGAACTTTCCGCATGGTTTTAATCCCACCCAAGTACTTCTGTAGCTTCGTCATCTCCCGACGCAGCATCGAAGCTTCTTTTTTGGGCAATAGATCCAATGCTCCAGTTTCTTCGCGGCGTTCCAAATCTTTGAGGCGATCTACTCTGGTTTTGATGGTTGCCCAGTTGGTGAGCATTCCACCCAACCAGCGCTGGTTAATGTAGTGAGAACCACAACGGCTGGCTTCTTGAGCAATAATTCCCGCTGCTTGGCGCTTAGTACCCACAAAAAGGAACTTCTTCCCCTGTTCAGCTTGGGTACGCATGTAGTTGTAAGCACCATCCATCAACTGGGCAGTCTGCACCAAGTCGATGATGTGTACTCCATTACGGGATGTGTAAATGTAAGGAGACATTTTTGGGTTCCAACGGCGGGTTTGATGCCCAAAGTGAACCCCAGACTCCATCATCTGAGCCAATGAAACTACTGGCATAATTATGTAACTCCGATTCGGGTTAAACCTCCACCCAGGTGCATTTCCCAAATTTAGGAAACACCCGAATTTCTGGGTGTGCGAGATTAGTTAACTTTCCTAGGGTAGCACAGTTAGGCTACGGTGAATGGAACTCTGGATTTATGGAGCCGCTATAAATAGCTTTCCTATTCATCCTGATACACTTCTCTACGATGTCCTACTCTCACAACCGTAACTACTAATAAATTATCTATAATTTCATACAACACGCGGTAGTGCCCCACACGAATACGATATCTGTTGTTGCTACTTTCAAGCTTAACAACACCACTGGGACGGGGATTATCAGCTAACTCTTGAACTTTAATTTTTATTTTTTGTTGTACGTCTTGCGGTAATTTTTCTAATTGTTTAGATGCCTTCCTCGTAAGTTCTACTTGATAAGTCACAACCCTATTTCCCGTTTTACTTGTTCCCAAGGGATTCGTGGTTCATTTTTTGCCTCTTCAAAAGATTGAATATCCTCTTCATCTTCTTGTTTCCGAATGTCTAATAGTTCTATAATATCTTCTAAAGTATCTTCATAAGCTTGTTCTAGTTTTTCGTAGATTATTTTTAGTAACTGTTGTTTTTTAGTTGTAGTTTCCACAGTTAATTCTCCTTAGCTATGTTAGTCGCATCTAACTTAAGTCTTAGTTATCTTTGTTTTAGCTTTTAACTCATTAAAAATAATGCTTGCTCTTTAAAATTATAACGACCAATACAATTAAAAAGCAAGCTACTTCCCCGTTATTTAATTTGGGTATAGGCTTCGTAAACACCTTTAACGTTATACCAGTTGAGAAAAACGCGGGCGATTTCTAGGGCTAACTGGGGTTTTCCTGAATTAATTAGCCATTGTAAAAATGGCGCCATTGTGCGTTCGTTCAGTGTGCCATTGAGGGAAAGAATGCCCCAAAGTAAGCGATGAAACCAAGTCATTTGAATCATCATTCGCACTTCCCAAGATGGGTGTTTTTGATAAAATAAAACTCCCATGCGACCGCGTTGCATTTCTTGGTCAATTAAGCGGGGAATTTGCTCTAAATTAAATGGTGGATGCCAATGATAACCAACGGCTTCTGGGCACTTAATGAGTTGTAAACCGAGTTTTTTTAACCTGACACCTAGTTCTAAATCTTCCCAGCCATAAAGTTGAAAGCTGGTGTCGAAGAGTCCAGCTTTTAAGAGCCAATGTTTAGGAATAGCGACATTTCCTGTGGCAAAAAATGCTGCGGAAAAATCTGTAATTTTATAGGGTTCAGCGGTTGGGTTGTCGAAATTGCAAGTATTAATGACTGCGCCGTATGTAAAAAAGCGATCGCTTCCTAATCTCTCTTGTCCTTGGATTAACGCATCTGCATGAGCTTGCAAGAAATTTGACAACACCACTAAATCACTATCGATAAAGATAATTATGTCTCCCAGAGCCTGTTCTACACCCAAATTCCGCGCTACTGCAGGGCCTGCATGATCTTGCTCAAACCATCGCACATGAGGAAACTCTTCTTTATGTTCCTCCAACCATGTCAATGTGCCGTCAGTGGAACCATCATCCACCAAAACGATTTCGTAACCAATGACAGGAGTTGCATC contains these protein-coding regions:
- the recG gene encoding ATP-dependent DNA helicase RecG, whose protein sequence is MTNDTPDWVRLQKALAIEAERGFTDLMGKQYRFSEFLSLTFGKFPTALPPSERRRWQGLAVQFANYPHLELSGKQHLVAETRRYLYQLQQEQEEGEREKEGEGEKYKSPISNPKSPIVAEVSRRLAPKIDQKLSDLPEIGIRKADSLARLGLSTVRDLLFYYPRDHIDYGRQVNISELEAGETVTIVATVKRCNCFNSPKNQKLSILELILKDNTGQIKISRFSAGTRFTSRAWQESLKRRYPVGSMIAACGLVKASKYGLTLDNPELEVLANPGDPIDSLTIGRVVPIYGLTEGVVANTVRQAIIATLPAAAHLKDPLPSGLREKYGLMELKDAIANIHFPSDSATLQVARRRLVFDEFFYLQLSLLQRQQQAKAIQTSAILAPKGQLIEKFHEILPFKLTGAQQRVINDILSDLQKPAPMNRLVQGDVGSGKTVVAVVAILAAIQSGYQAALMAPTEVLAEQHYRKLVSWFNLLHLPVELLTGSTKTAKRRLIHSQLETGELPLLVGTHALIQDPVNFRQLGLAVIDEQHRFGVEQRARLQQKGEQPHVLTMTATPIPRTLALTIHGDMNVSQIDELPPGRQKIQTTMLSGQQRPQAYDLMRREIAQGRQVYVVLPLVEESEKLDLRSAVDEHQKLQESIFPDFQVGLLHGRMSSAEKDEAITKFRDNETQILVSTTVVEVGVDVPNATVMLIENAERFGLSQLHQLRGRVGRGAAQSYCLLMSSSRSADAQQRLKVLEQSQDGFFISEMDMRFRGPGQVLGTRQSGVPDFTLASLVEDEEVLLLARQAAEKIIEIDVTLERWYLMKEELKYRYQRLMGGAIMT
- the tsf gene encoding translation elongation factor Ts, with the protein product MAEISAKLVQELRQKTGAGILDCKKALKETDGNIEEATDWLRKKNLVSAGKKSDRIAAEGLVDTYIQPDGKVGVLIEVNCQTDFVARNEAFKNLVKNLAQQAATAESVESLLAQPYIQDQGSTVEEFIKQVIVTLGENIQVRRFVTYALAGGTSGTVDSYIHTGGRVGVLVELNSQTDAAALNEEFQALARNAAMQVAACPNVEYVSVEQIPAEVAQKEKDIELGRDDLANKPQNIKEKIVQGRIEKRLKELTLLDQPFIRDQSISVEDLVKQVKGKVGEDIQVNRFVRFVLGEGIEKQESNFADEVAAQIGGK
- the rpsB gene encoding 30S ribosomal protein S2 — translated: MPVVSLAQMMESGVHFGHQTRRWNPKMSPYIYTSRNGVHIIDLVQTAQLMDGAYNYMRTQAEQGKKFLFVGTKRQAAGIIAQEASRCGSHYINQRWLGGMLTNWATIKTRVDRLKDLERREETGALDLLPKKEASMLRREMTKLQKYLGGIKTMRKVPDVVVIVDQRREYNAVQECQKLNIPIVSMLDTNCDPDVVDIPIPANDDAIRSIKLIVGKLADAIYEGRHGQLDAEDDYEDYDSGEYDEDYEESEYTDSVIPDEETEE
- a CDS encoding type II toxin-antitoxin system RelE/ParE family toxin — its product is MTYQVELTRKASKQLEKLPQDVQQKIKIKVQELADNPRPSGVVKLESSNNRYRIRVGHYRVLYEIIDNLLVVTVVRVGHRREVYQDE
- a CDS encoding glycosyltransferase family 2 protein, whose translation is MGNSVVGETVFCSVVIPTYNRQPILEKCLRALEAQELTDATPVIGYEIVLVDDGSTDGTLTWLEEHKEEFPHVRWFEQDHAGPAVARNLGVEQALGDIIIFIDSDLVVLSNFLQAHADALIQGQERLGSDRFFTYGAVINTCNFDNPTAEPYKITDFSAAFFATGNVAIPKHWLLKAGLFDTSFQLYGWEDLELGVRLKKLGLQLIKCPEAVGYHWHPPFNLEQIPRLIDQEMQRGRMGVLFYQKHPSWEVRMMIQMTWFHRLLWGILSLNGTLNERTMAPFLQWLINSGKPQLALEIARVFLNWYNVKGVYEAYTQIK